The Archocentrus centrarchus isolate MPI-CPG fArcCen1 chromosome 3, fArcCen1, whole genome shotgun sequence sequence aggccCCAGCCAGATGGTGAATTAAAAAcgaggaccttcttgctgtaaggcaacagcgctaaccactgctGCTGCACAATGCTGcccaaattttttaaaataataccctgaaattttgacttatggatggcaacttttttttttcttccatcagcagaaacaagcttccatagataTGAGTGACAGAGTGGTGAAAAGCTCCACATATTCACTTCTGAAAGACACACTGGGGTCCTGTTCCCATTTAATGTAATAAGTTGTTAGCAGGCCAGCACAGctgcgcagtggttagcactcaCAGCAAGATGgtcctccagcttcctcccgtaggtgtgagtgtgaatggttgcctgtctctctgtgtttgccctgtgATAGGCTGGCAACCTCTCCAGAGTGTGTgctgccttttgccctatgacagctaggataggctccacccccttgtgaccctgaactgcgtaagtgaaaggaaaaaggatggatggatagctgTTAGCAGTTCCATCATGAATCAGTTCTTGGCATGAATCACACTGAGCATCTACTGGAGCAAAAAGTTTTGTCTGTGTCCTGTTCTCAATTAAACATGAGTTTTATATTGTTGCATTTGGTTTATACACATACATTCTACACAGCACTGCAACTCTCTTGGAAACAGGCTTGTAATATGCATCATAATAACTGCAAATAAAAGGCAAACATGACACTTGTTGAACATGGTTTGGTAAACATgaaaaggtaaaagaaaaaagcaacaaGGTCGTGGTGGTGTGTGCATGGGCAAGTGTGTCTGAGACTTTGggtaaacagactgctcttcaGATCTCCTGGTATGACGTCGTGGGGGCCGTGTAATTCTCCTCATTGCTCctgcaaatgaagaaaaaaaaaaaagacagatgttCAGCATGATTACAGACACATATTTTCTGTTACTCCTCCCTCCGCTTCACTGGTCACCACAGTGCCCAGGTAAGTGTGTGAATAACAGATGAGGCTAACCAAGTAGCTGCCTTGTTCTCAGTCACAGCTCAGAGCTCATCTGTCCAGAAAAGGGCCCGTCAGTACAAAACACCACTGCCCTAAGATGCATAAGTTCTAACATTTTGTCAGCTTTTACCACTAATACAGCAACAAGATGCTGAAAGTTTACCTAATTAGGGGAGAGGATCAGCATCAAAAGAGGAtgtaaaataagtttttttaCCTTAAATTTGAACGTAAAATCTGCTTACATAGTGCAGCAGATTTCCTTTGACTCAGGATAAGATCAACCTTTTAAACCACAACAAACTCACTCTCAGTGCCATTTGGTTTTCAAGAAACCCTCATAGAAAACGAATTAGTTCAACAGATCCAGAATGGGTTGTTTATTCTAATGATGCAGTGAAGGCCTCGAGTTTAGTGAGGCCTCAAATTCCACcagatttggtgtgtgtgtgtgtgtgtgtgtgtgtgtgtgtgtgtgtgtgtgtgtgtgtgtgtgtgtgtgtgtgtgtgtatgtatgtgtgtgtgtgtgtgtgtgtgtgtgtgtgtaaatcaaAGGAACACTGTTTAAATCAGAGTGCAGCATTAAAGCAGTTAAACTTTTGGGatactgatctggtcagttcagtagcagagggaggttgttaatcagtttcatctACTTTTGGCATTCGTTACATCTTGCTTGGTTAGGGTCAGAGTCattactggtagcatgaggtgacaCCTGGACCCAACAGAAGTTACAcaagtagtccaactcctccaggatggcacatcaatctgtgccattgccagaaggtttgctgtgtctcccagcacagtctcaagagcatggaggagattccaggagacagacagttactctaggagagctggacaggattgtagaaggtccataacccatcagcaggaccggtaccTGCTCCTCTGTGTaaggaggagcaggatgagcactgccagaaccCAACAAAATGGTGGTGGGTCAGTTGGAATTGGTACCATTGACCggcccccacactcacctgacctaaattcaatagaacacctctgggacattatgtttcagtccatctgacaccaccaggttgcacctcagactgtccaggagctcagtgatgccctggtccagatctgggaggagatcacCCAGGACACCACCCCTCATTAcggtctcattaggagcatgccccgacatCAGGCAAGCATACAAGCATGAAGGCGCCATACAAAGTACTATTTTCAGTTGCTGCAATGAGATTTCAGGAAAATAGGTTAACCTGCTGCATCTATTTCACTTTGAATTTTTGGGTTGTCTTTAAATTCatccctctgtaggttgataattttcattcccATCAAACGCTGTGGCATTCTTTCATTCCTAACTCATTACCCAGTCCACATCAGTGTAGATGTCCAGCATGATCTTTTTcttccattgagatctgatgttttcaaagcattcctttaattatttttgagcagtaATCCCAATTTGTCCTTAGATATTTAGGTGCTTAACAACTCTGCCTTTTCTTGTTTACCACAAACTTATTTTGCCGTTATGCTTTCTTTATCATCCCTTTGTCCTTCACCCATCATCATCTTATAACCGTTTCTAAAAGTGCCACATAAATAAAGGCAGATAAACCAAGCTGCATAACAGTCACTGAGTTTGTACAATAATGCAGCTAAATTATAAAGGGACAGTTAACCCtataattaaatgtatttacgTACTACCAATTACTTCCAATTATACTCAAGAGAAGGTAGACAGACAGGACTACAGAACAGAGGAAAGCACATAAATTTGATTTTGGGGTGAACTGCCCCTTTACAGATGAAACGGTTTTGTGTCGTGATAAAATAGCTACTAGTATCAAATTAAATGACGACAAAAGGTTTTCTGAAGGGACAGCCGGGCCTGTCAGTTAGTGGTTTGGCTTCAAGGGCTGGCGGTTCATTTCACCCCAGGCAGGAAGTCGAGCACGCTGCTCATGTTTGCCCTATGACTCTGTGTAAACAAGGGAGCCTTTGTTTGTATGAACACACAACAGCTCTACAAGTCAGCCTTTCATGTGACTGAAGTCAGAAGTGGAGCTTAGCACAAAGCTCAGATTTGCTGAGGCCAGCAGGTAAACTctgaaagagaaatgaaaaactCTCTTTACTCAAGGCGCGTGCTGTTTGTAACAACAAAGCACAGACCCAGAGTTCCAGGTTCATCAAAAATCTGATTCATAGGAAATGTGTCGATGGATGCGagattttttttgctattttattttattttattctattctattttagttttagtttagttatttgttcttactcatccttttcattttttctctgtactgagctgctgtaatgcgcaaatttccccgtcgtgggattattaaagttttatcttatcttatcttatgaaagaaaaatagaaaagtaTGTAATAATGAAATAAGAGACATAATATTGCTACTGCAATGTATTTAGTAGGTAGTAAAAGGGATGATATATAGCAGGATGGGATAAGAGAGAATGCAGTAAGAAATGAatctttgttttcttgcttttttcgaATGTAGCAGCTACTTTCAGATGCTCCTTTATTCACATGGAGCCGCCACAGCGGGTAGCTCCACATATCtggtttggcagatttttacaccaaatgcccttcctgacacaaccccccACGTATTGATATATATCTCCTTCTGGGATTGAACCAAGGATCTTTTGCTTGTCAGGCGAATGTGTGAACCGCTACACTTTCTTGCTTTTGTCAAATATTAAAGTGAAATACTAGAGAGTGGGGGCAGTATGACTCACAGTGTGACTCAGTCCTCCAAACTGATAGCACCAACAAAGCCTGTTTCTCTATGAATGGTGGTACGCCAGACATTCACTACTGCTTCACTACTGAGCAGACATGAGAGCGTTCTCTGTCTCAGCATGCAGAGTCAGGAGTACACGCACGGGCAAGTCAAATCTGCCGCTAAATACCCGACTGCTGCATAACACTGCTGTCTGTCTAGTACTGCAGAATGGCAAAAACCTGTATTCCTAGCTTCGCTCTTTCTTCTGTGAGAGCATTTCCAAACACCATATTCCTGCTGACTGGGACTTCTGACAAGCTCCCACTGAGCTTAAAGAGGAGACGGGCCCCATTCACCTTAGATGATGCTGCGCTGTAGACAGTTTCCACAAAttcactgcagccctgaacttttctCAACTGCGTCCGTGTGAGAAAAGAGCAGGCAGCAGTCTGGAAATTTAAAAGCAAGTGAGTGAGTGCCACCTATGCGTTCCACTCTGGCATCAGCCCTTCCTAAATATATTTTCAGTGACTTCCTATTGTGTGACACATGTGAGAAGGGGAAACTTTGGACCTGACTGTCTTGGCATTGTCATGAGTGAAAAAGGGCTTAGTATCATGTGCTTTTGGAGAAACAGAGCCTGacagtaacaaaacacacaaaacacagatcATAAATGACTTTGCATTTATGATCTGTCATTGGTCAATACCAGATACAGTATCAAAGTTTGTTGACCATGAGGCAAAAGTCAGCCATCACGACCAGAACAAAGTCTGACTGGATGCtatgatttaaaatattaaaaaaaaaaaaaaagcacagctcTGATTGGGAAACTGGAGGAGGAGTAGCCCAAAGGGCTTATTTTAATGCAGGTGTTCAGAGGTAGTTTGAAAGCGTTTACTTGTCAACACacataaaagaagaagcagtttGCTAGCAGCTGTTTAACACCTCACctcacttcctcttctttcagCCTGCGCGCAGCCTGTTTTGACTGTTTAATTTGCAAGTCCAGTCTGTGTAAGAAGTCTTTGGCTGACAGCTCCTCAGGCTGAGGCTGAGGCTGGGGAGGTTTGGAGTCCTCGCGGGGTGGGGAAGGGGGCGGTGAGGGTCCCTCAATATCTTGTGTGATAATGCAAGGTGCCTCTGCCTCCTGACTTGCTGCCTCACCATCCCCATCAGGAGACTCGAGAGACAGTCCATTAAATATGAAGCGCTTCTCTGACACCACTGGGATGTTGAGGCTGTTCCTCAAGAAGATGCAGTCATTGCTGAACAGCTTATTGGCTCTCTTGATTTGCTCCATCTGGAAGATTGGGataacagccaaaaaaaaaaaaaaatgttaaaactcTATAATGCTGTTATTCTGATGGCACCCATGTCACCAGGTCTGAGGACAAAATCATCTTAGATGTGCTAATTTATATATGATAGCAGCAATTTAAATACACTCGCTGGCTATTTCAGTAGTTATGCCTTGCTAGTagagattttgctccatatCGACATGAtagtatcacacagttgctgcaagtttgcctgctgcacatccatgatgtcaGTCCCCTCTTCTATGACATTCCAATCATTCTCTACTGGACTGAGacctgatgactgtggaggccacttTAGAACAGTGAACTCAATGTCATGCTTCAGAAACTAGTTTGAGACAATCTGAACTTTGCAACACAGCACAAAAGacatggaagcagccatcagaagatagaTACACTATGGTCATGCAGTGGTGGACACGGtgagcaacaatactcaggtaggctgtggggtttaaaCCATGCTCACTAGGTACTAAGGGACTCaaaaaagtgtgccaagaagatATTCCCCACAGctgaacagatgtacctaatgaagtggcttaTGAGTGTATATTGTATTGCTTTAGTCCACATGGAAGCCagtctttaaatattttaaataggGGTACTTTTAGagaaaaactgtcaaaaaacaggaagtggctaaCCCTCTGCGGGTAAATATCCTGTGGGGGGTTTTTAAGATAGCGTAAAGTGTGAAGTAGATTACTTTTTCTAACCCTGGATAACAATGATGCAGATCCAGTTAACTCACTGTGGACTTTTTGAGGAAATCTGAGATGTGGACACTCTTGCTGTCGCCCATCtggattgttttttgttgtgagTGGGAATTTAGAGCCCTCTAAACAAACACTTCACAACTCTTTCTAATCTGAATGATCTGCTGCTTTTCGGTGGGTTCTTTGGTAGGCATTAGGTATAAAAGCGAATGCAAAATTAGGAAGTAAGCCTCTGTTCTCACGAGGTGAAAGGAAATAGTCCCCAGGTGTGCTCTCACAATTCGGACAACTTTGTGGACTCAGGTTTCTTGAGTTCCTGACTTTAAAAGGGGACTCAGCCCGTGGAAAAGTAAGAGTAAGCGTCTTCCCTGATGTGCGTTTTAGTGTTTGCTCCTCTTATCTTGTTCactgtgatgtgatgtgatgaaaTACTCCAACCCCTCATGTCCTGTTCCGGCAaagtaaacataaaaacatacgCTGCTGTGGCTGAGACCCAACCTTACCGTGACACCGTATTTGAGAGCAATCCCCTGCAGAGTATCGCTGTCTGTAACCCGATGCTCTATGTATTTCTCCCCCAGGGAGGCCGTGACGCTGGCTGTGCTTCCGTACGAGCGGATCTTGGTCCGGGCCAGACTCTGGGACAGTTCACTTTCTGACTCGGAACCGG is a genomic window containing:
- the lysmd2 gene encoding lysM and putative peptidoglycan-binding domain-containing protein 2, with product MAEFSPVLPMRDGGGRFAQPIFPRSRSGSESESELSQSLARTKIRSYGSTASVTASLGEKYIEHRVTDSDTLQGIALKYGVTMEQIKRANKLFSNDCIFLRNSLNIPVVSEKRFIFNGLSLESPDGDGEAASQEAEAPCIITQDIEGPSPPPSPPREDSKPPQPQPQPEELSAKDFLHRLDLQIKQSKQAARRLKEEEVRSNEENYTAPTTSYQEI